In Epinephelus lanceolatus isolate andai-2023 chromosome 16, ASM4190304v1, whole genome shotgun sequence, one DNA window encodes the following:
- the aqp10b gene encoding aquaporin-10b yields MSYKVKYPPLLPVRTPLPQLCHKVCDVVYTSSMKGQTLLRRTDYEPLCGSPHDSDPSLKDHPLLQGVEETIGMERLLKKCQIKNQLMRECMAECLGVYVLILFGCGAVAQVTTSEDKKGQFLSINLGFALGVTFGVFVSRGVSGAHLNPAVSLSLCILGRHPWIKLPFYVFFQIFGAFLAAATVGLQYYDAIQAFGGGELTVTGPTATAGIFATYPADYLSVWGGIMDQVIGTAALLLCVLAIGDQRNGSLPDGLQPVLVGAAVLIIGISMGSNSGYAINPARDFGPRLFTFIAGWGVDVFKAGGGWWWVPIVAPCVGALLGTLIYELMIEVHHPLSPSELQTSCQEATEGKTELELEPDCEKAT; encoded by the exons atgtcCTACAAAGTGAAATACCCTCCTCTCCTGCCAGTGCGCACACCACTGCCTCAGCTGTGCCATAAAGTGTGTGACGTAGTCTACACCTCCAGTATGAAAGGGCAAACTCTGCTCCGTCGGACAGACTATGAACCGCTGTGTGGCTCACCTCATGACAGTGACCCGTCTCTGAAAGATCACCCGTTGCTGCAAGGTGTGGAAGAAACCATTGGGATGGAGAGGCTGCTGAAGAAATGTCAGATCAAAAACCAACTGATGAGGGAGTGCATGGCCGAATGCCTCGGAGTCTATGTCCTGATT CTGTTTGGATGTGGCGCCGTTGCCCAGGTTACCACATCAGAAGATAAGAAGGGGCAGTTTCTGTCAATCAATCTGGGTTTTGCTCTGGGGGTAACATTCGGGGTCTTTGTGTCTCGTGGAGTCTCAG GTGCCCATCTGAACCCTGCTGTATCTCTGAGCTTGTGCATTTTGGGCAGACATCCCTGGATAAAGCTGCCGTTCTACGTCTTCTTCCAAATATTCGGAGCCTTTCTGGCTGCAGCCACCGTCGGCCTGCAGTACTACG ATGCCATTCAGGCATTCGGTGGAGGTGAACTGACAGTGACGGGTCCCACTGCCACAGCAGGCATATTCGCCACCTACCCAGCTGACTACCTCAGTGTGTGGGGAGGAATCATGGACCAG GTTATAGGCACGgctgcactgctgctgtgtgtccTGGCCATTGGAGACCAAAGGAACGGCTCTCTCCCTGACGGTCTCCAGCCTGTACTAGTGGGAGCAGCAGTGCTGATTATTGGCATCTCAATGGGCTCCAACAGCGGCTATGCCATCAACCCTGCCAGGGATTTTGGACCTCGACTGTTCACGTTCATCGCCGGCTGGGGAGTGGATGTTTTCAA GGCTGGAGGTGGTTGGTGGTGGGTGCCCATAGTGGCTCCCTGTGTCGGGGCGCTGCTGGGAACACTGATCTATGAGCTGATGATTGAAGTCCACCATCCTCTCAGTCCATCTGAGCTCCAGACCTCATGTCAGGAGGCCACTGAGGGCAAGACAGAGCTGGAGCTGGAACCAGACTGTGAAAAAGCCACTTAG
- the hax1 gene encoding HCLS1-associated protein X-1 isoform X2 — translation MSVFDLFRGFFGVPGGHYRGRRDPFFDAMTHDDDDDDDDDDDDGDEDGFYYDGCRGDQQDPFDSALRFGFSFGPDGMRIQEPPVFGQVLREMEEIFSQLGRWDGQPGSGHLDVPSIMPPPPQDRAERGGTGSSRNPLRDFMLKSPDNNPQGPQAGPSREPSHPSHESPEFPSSPFHGWTPFSKFNDIWRREPQRAPEEERKEDRVSSRGLDEILTPPAGQAPNQPRTRSFFQSVIVTKVVKPDGTVEERRTVRDGQGNEETTVTRSGGPGSLEGPDHQTGPVIPGHQNPFSDMRDDDSLFSKFFGGFK, via the exons ATgagtgtttttgatttgtttcGCGGGTTCTTCGGGGTACCTGGAGGTCATTATCGTGGCCGAAG GGACCCCTTCTTCGATGCCATGACacatgatgatgacgatgacgacgatgatgatgatgatgatggtgatgaagatgGATTTTACTATGATGGGTGCCGGGGGGATCAGCAGGACCCCTTTGACAGTGCTTTGAGGTTTGGCTTCAGCTTTGGCCCCGACGGGATGAGGATCCAGGAGCCTCCAGTGTTTGGCCAGGTGCTCAGGGAGATGGAGGAGATATTCTCCCAGCTGGGCCGCTGGGATGGACAGCCAGGCTCTGGACACCTGG ATGTTCCCAGTATCATGCCGCCACCACCCCAggacagagcagagaggggtGGAACGGGATCCAGTAGGAACCCCCTCAGAGACTTCATGCTCAAATCTCCTGACAACAACCCACAAGGACCCCAAGCGGGGCCGTCTAGAGAGCCTAGCCACCCGTCTCATGAGTCACCAGAATTTCCTAGCTCACCATTCCACGGCTGGACACCTTTTTCAAAG TTTAATGATATTTGGAGAAGAGAACCACAGAGAGCGCCAGAGGAGGAGCGCAAAGAAGACAGAG TGTCATCTCGGGGCTTGGATGAGATTCTgacgccacctgctggtcaggCACCAAACCAGCCCAGGACTCGCTCATTCTTCCAGTCAGTCATTGTCACCAAGGTGGTGAAGCCTGATGGG ACTGTAGAGGAGAGGCGAACAGTTCGAGACGGCCAAGGCAATGAAGAGACCACAGTGACCCGCTCAGGAGGTCCTGGTAGCCTGGAAGGACCAGACCATCAAACTGGACCTGTCATACCAG gtcATCAGAACCCATTTTCAGACATGCGGGATGATGACTCATTGTTCTCCAAATTCTTTGGAGGGTTTAAATAA
- the hax1 gene encoding HCLS1-associated protein X-1 isoform X1 produces the protein MSVFDLFRGFFGVPGGHYRGRRDPFFDAMTHDDDDDDDDDDDDGDEDGFYYDGCRGDQQDPFDSALRFGFSFGPDGMRIQEPPVFGQVLREMEEIFSQLGRWDGQPGSGHLDVPSIMPPPPQDRAERGGTGSSRNPLRDFMLKSPDNNPQGPQAGPSREPSHPSHESPEFPSSPFHGWTPFSKFNDIWRREPQRAPEEERKEDRDLDSAVSSRGLDEILTPPAGQAPNQPRTRSFFQSVIVTKVVKPDGTVEERRTVRDGQGNEETTVTRSGGPGSLEGPDHQTGPVIPGHQNPFSDMRDDDSLFSKFFGGFK, from the exons ATgagtgtttttgatttgtttcGCGGGTTCTTCGGGGTACCTGGAGGTCATTATCGTGGCCGAAG GGACCCCTTCTTCGATGCCATGACacatgatgatgacgatgacgacgatgatgatgatgatgatggtgatgaagatgGATTTTACTATGATGGGTGCCGGGGGGATCAGCAGGACCCCTTTGACAGTGCTTTGAGGTTTGGCTTCAGCTTTGGCCCCGACGGGATGAGGATCCAGGAGCCTCCAGTGTTTGGCCAGGTGCTCAGGGAGATGGAGGAGATATTCTCCCAGCTGGGCCGCTGGGATGGACAGCCAGGCTCTGGACACCTGG ATGTTCCCAGTATCATGCCGCCACCACCCCAggacagagcagagaggggtGGAACGGGATCCAGTAGGAACCCCCTCAGAGACTTCATGCTCAAATCTCCTGACAACAACCCACAAGGACCCCAAGCGGGGCCGTCTAGAGAGCCTAGCCACCCGTCTCATGAGTCACCAGAATTTCCTAGCTCACCATTCCACGGCTGGACACCTTTTTCAAAG TTTAATGATATTTGGAGAAGAGAACCACAGAGAGCGCCAGAGGAGGAGCGCAAAGAAGACAGAG ATCTGGACTCTGCAGTGTCATCTCGGGGCTTGGATGAGATTCTgacgccacctgctggtcaggCACCAAACCAGCCCAGGACTCGCTCATTCTTCCAGTCAGTCATTGTCACCAAGGTGGTGAAGCCTGATGGG ACTGTAGAGGAGAGGCGAACAGTTCGAGACGGCCAAGGCAATGAAGAGACCACAGTGACCCGCTCAGGAGGTCCTGGTAGCCTGGAAGGACCAGACCATCAAACTGGACCTGTCATACCAG gtcATCAGAACCCATTTTCAGACATGCGGGATGATGACTCATTGTTCTCCAAATTCTTTGGAGGGTTTAAATAA